The Sulfolobus sp. A20 genomic interval AGTGTACAGTTTCATCCAGAGGTAAAACACACTGAAAAAGGGACAGAGATCTTTAAGAATTTTCTAAATGTATGTAAAAGATAGAAGGAGAGAGCAATGTACTGGGTTAGGGAGAGGGTCATAGGTGGATCTCCAATACCTTATAATGAATATGAGATAGAAGAGTGGAAAAGACAAGGTGTTAAGAGAGTTTTGGTATTGCCAGAGGACTGGGAGATCGAAGAAGCATGGGGAGATAAGGAGTATTACTTCGACGTACTTAGAAGTAAAGGATTAGAGTATATTCACGTCCCTATAACAGATGGTGAGGCTCCAACAGATGATCAGTTTTTAATAATTATGAGGTGGCTGAATAGTAAAAAAGTAGGAAATCTAGTTCACTGTGTCGGAGGAATAGGGAGAACCGGAACAATCTTAGCTTCCTACTTGATACTTTTTGAGGGTCTAGACTTAGAGGAGGCATTAGATGAAGTTAGGCGTGTGAGACCAGGGGCAGTGCAAACATATCAGCAAGAAATGTTTCTTTTAAGAATAGAAGGGATGAGAAAGAATTGGTTGAATCTCATTTACTCGAATTCTTAGAAAAATTACAACTTTTAATTTCAAAAAATGTAAAGATTGAGTATTTTGGGGTGAATAAGGCAGAGAGAGTTTGTGGTGTTGACGTAGCCTATAAAAATAACATAGGATATTCAGTTGGGGTAAGCATGAATGTGAAGAGTGGTGAATATTATTATAAATCTTACATTGGAGAAGTTAGTTTCCCTTATATACCAGGGTTTTTATTCATGAGAGAAGCACCTGTTATGTTGAAAGCCTTAGAAGGGCTTAACTGTGACCTAATCTTAGTTGATGGACATGGATTAGCACATCCAAGAAGAAGTGGTATAGCTTCAGTGATTGGCGTAATCCTAGACTTCCCCACAATAGGTGTAGCTAAGTCTAGATTAATAGGAGAATTTGTAGAAGAGAATGGAATAGTTTATGTAGCACATAGGGGCGAAAAGGTTGGGGTCAAATTTGGAAAGTACTACTATAGCCCGGGGAATAAGGTGAGTTTAGAGGACTGCATTGAACTAGGTAAGGCTGGTTATCCTAAAGTTTTGAAGATAGCAGATATGCTGACTAAGAAACTAAAAAAAGAATAAAAGTGTCTTATGCTATATAAAAAACAATGAAAATTGAAGTTCCTAATATACCTATAGAGAAAGAAGTAACTTTGAATCCCATGTCAACAGCTCTGATTATAGTGGATATGCAAAATGACTTCGTTAGGAAAAATGGAAAACTTTCAGTACCTACTGCTGAAAACACTATACCTTATATAAAGAACCTAATAGATAAGGCGAGGAGTGCTGGAGCGTTAGTAGTATATACGCAGGATTGGCATATGAAGGATGATCCAGAATTTAAGATCTGGGGAGAGCATGCCTTAGCGGGTACTTGGGGTGCAGAGATTGTAGATGAGCTTAAACCAGAAAAGGAGGATTTTATTGTTAAAAAATATAGGTATGATGCATTCTTTGAGACATCACTAGATTACATTTTGAGGGTGAAAAACATAAAGAATACTATAATTACTGGAACAGTAGCTAATATATGTGTTTTACATACTGCCGGTAGTGCAGCATTAAGGTGGTATAATGTTATTATGCCTAAGGATAGTATTTCGGCAATAACAGAATTCGACTATTATGCAACACTCAGACAAGTAGACTTTTTATATAAAGGCAAAATAACTACATCAGATAGTATTAAGTTTGAAAGGTAGGTAGATGATAAATTGGATTATTATGCAATAGTTCATAACGATTTTGATGGAACTGCATCTGCTGCTGTATACGCCCGTGCTGTCAAGTCATTGCCTAAAACGGTTTTTTTCACAGAGCCTAATAAGTTACATTCCTTGCTGAAATCTTTACAGCTTAGAGGAGTTTATAACATTATGATAGCCGATTTAGGTATTAACGCTAGTACGTTTAATGAGATTGTAAAAGAGCTGAGAAGGTTAATAAGCGAAGGAGCTGAAATCGAATGGTTCGATCATCATGTTTGGAGAGATGAGTGGAAGGATGAATTGAGGGAAATAGGTGTTACGGTCTATCATGATACTTCGACATGTGGGGCAGGTGTAATATACAAGTATAGAAACAAAGAAGACGAATTTTCACGAAAGTTAGCATCAGCTGATTGTTCAGTAGACATTTGGCTTCATGACGATCCTATGGGCGAGAAGCTAAGAAGAATAGTGGAGACTAATAAAGACTTTTCATGGAAGATCGAGCTAATTAAAACGTTTTATAATGGAGTGCTATGGAATGAAAATTTTGAAAGGATGCTAGAGGATATAGTTTCTAAGGAAATTGAAGGATATAAAAAATTAATGAAAAACGTGAGATTAATAGAGATAGATGGACATAAGGTGGTAATAGCGTTAAGGTGGAAAGGTCCACCGGATATAAGTTATGCATCCCAATTCTTGATGACTAGATTAAATGCAGAAGTTTTCGTTTCAGCAAATGGTAAAAGTGTATCGTTTAGGAGTAGGGATATTGATGTCAGACAATTTGCAGTGAAGTTAGGAGGAGGAGGGCATCCATTAGCAGCTGGAGCCCAACTAACAGTACCTATCATTTACAGATTATTAAGAAAAATTGGAATATCTTCTCCAATGATGAATTGGGTGGTAAAGAAGGTTGAACGTGCTATTATAGACGTTGGTTTTATTAAATATCAAAAAGCTGAGGCTAAGTATTAATTACTAATATCCTTTTATTAGCCGGTAACGCCACGTTATAAACCTTGACTCCATAAACTACATAAAATGTTCTCTTAGCGTAATGCGCATGTCCATGGATAGCTATATTAGGCAAACAATCTACCCTTCCATTTAAGGCTAGTTTTTCTATAATTCTGTACCCTAAATGTGGATAAACGCTTTTTCTCTCACCAAGAACTGTTTGAAAAGTGCTTGCATAGTGAGTTAGAAGTATCTTTATATCCGAGCTCGAATTACATAACAAATTTTCAAGCTTTTCTAATCTCTTCATATAAAAGTTTTCATCAATACCGTTCATCATCTGCCATTTAGTTGGTGACTCTAATACTCCTTCACTTCCCACGATTGTTACTTTAATATTACCCACTTCTAAGTCTATTCTTTCATCATCTAGCCATATAATATCATTATACTTCTCCTTATAATACATCCTATTCTCGGAATAGTCCTCATTCCCAAATGTAGCTATGACATACCTAGCCCTATTCTTCAAAGCACTGTAGACTGGGCTAAAATGCTGAAAATAACCCTTTTCTACTAAGTCCCCAGCTAGGATGGCTAAGTCTGCGTTAATATTACTAATTTCTCTTAAGGCTAGAAAGAATTCATTAAGATACTTAGGAGAGTGTATATCTGATGTCGAGATAATAAGCACATATATACTTTTGTTTTGATAACTTATAAAATATGGAAGTAGAAGGAATAGCCGACTTACCATTACATACTGGGCATGTTCCATCTTGGCTTGTTCCCATAATGAAAAGGTTATCTAAGGCTATAATTGAGGTAATGTTACTAGAGTGGGGTCCAGAGAAGGTGATAGAGAGGTTTTCAAATCCTTTATGGTTTCAAGGTTTTAACAATGCCATAGGGATGGATTGGGACTCTTCTGGTTCTACCACGGTAACTTTAGGAATATTAAAAGATGTTGTTAAGCCTGAAGTCCATGGGTTTGCTATACTAGGCGGTAAGGGTAGTAATGCATTGAAAGTTCAAGATGAGATAGATAGATTGCCTTTCGATGTGGATAAGAGTAGGTTAAAGCGTATAAGTAAAATCGTGGCTAAGGTAGATACTACTTTAGTTCAAGATGGTCATCAACTTTATCATCACTCTCTTCTGGTTACTGAGAAGGGTAATTGGGGTATAGTTCAACAAGGCATGAATTTGGAAACCAAGTTTGCTAGAAGATATCATTGGAAAGAAACTGAAAATTTCGTCGTAGAGCCTCATTCAGCAATAGCTGGTGTGAAGAGGGATAATAAAGTAATAAATATTATAGAGAGGAACAAGGATAACGTTAGAAAATTGGTATTAGACCTACTGAAGGAGAACCCTAAAAAGATATTATCCTTGTACAAGCAAGCTGAAGCCATGTTAAAAGGACAGTCCACTCTAGATATGTGGGTTAAGGGTGGTTCGATTTCAATAATTTCTAAAGAGGCTAGGTTGGTATATATGAAACCTGTTGACATTAGTAAAATACAAGAGGTTCTGAGTAGCATATATGAGGCTAAACCGTTAACGTTTGAGGAAGCTCTAATTAACGGATTAGGTCCTTCTACTGCTAGAGCACTTTATCTAATAGCTGATTTAATATACAATGAACCACCCTCTTATAAGGACCCAGTTAATTATCCCTATGATCCTTTCAAGTACGCTTTTGCAGTAGGCGGTAAAGATGGTATACCTTTTCCAGTGAATAGAAGAGTAGCATGGGAAGTAATTTACACATTAGAAGACTTCATTAGTAAGGCTAAATTAAGTGAGAGCGACAAGAGATTAGCTTTAAGTAAATTACGTGAACTAGGATCAAGCGAGAGAGCTTAAATAATAGACAAATCTAAAAGTATATTAATTATGTTTAAGCTAAGGCTTAATAATAAAGAGCAGGAAGTTTTTGAAAGATTAACTTATCTAGCTGAGTTCATAGAGGAAGCTGTAAAAATATTAAGTAATGAATTTGAGGCAGTAAAGAAGGAAAGTTACGAACAATTACCTTCTTACTTAATAAAGATTAAAAGTCTTCATGAAAAAGCTGAAATATTGAGGGAGGAAATATTATCTACCTTATATGGGGAAGCGTTTTTGCCAGATTTTAAAGAGGCGATGGTGATGTTAACGCAATCACTTTTTAATACGTTAAGTGCAGTAAAGGATGCAGCTAGAGCTCTA includes:
- a CDS encoding DUF763 domain-containing protein → MEVEGIADLPLHTGHVPSWLVPIMKRLSKAIIEVMLLEWGPEKVIERFSNPLWFQGFNNAIGMDWDSSGSTTVTLGILKDVVKPEVHGFAILGGKGSNALKVQDEIDRLPFDVDKSRLKRISKIVAKVDTTLVQDGHQLYHHSLLVTEKGNWGIVQQGMNLETKFARRYHWKETENFVVEPHSAIAGVKRDNKVINIIERNKDNVRKLVLDLLKENPKKILSLYKQAEAMLKGQSTLDMWVKGGSISIISKEARLVYMKPVDISKIQEVLSSIYEAKPLTFEEALINGLGPSTARALYLIADLIYNEPPSYKDPVNYPYDPFKYAFAVGGKDGIPFPVNRRVAWEVIYTLEDFISKAKLSESDKRLALSKLRELGSSERA
- a CDS encoding metallophosphoesterase gives rise to the protein MLIISTSDIHSPKYLNEFFLALREISNINADLAILAGDLVEKGYFQHFSPVYSALKNRARYVIATFGNEDYSENRMYYKEKYNDIIWLDDERIDLEVGNIKVTIVGSEGVLESPTKWQMMNGIDENFYMKRLEKLENLLCNSSSDIKILLTHYASTFQTVLGERKSVYPHLGYRIIEKLALNGRVDCLPNIAIHGHAHYAKRTFYVVYGVKVYNVALPANKRILVINT
- a CDS encoding cysteine hydrolase family protein, whose amino-acid sequence is MKIEVPNIPIEKEVTLNPMSTALIIVDMQNDFVRKNGKLSVPTAENTIPYIKNLIDKARSAGALVVYTQDWHMKDDPEFKIWGEHALAGTWGAEIVDELKPEKEDFIVKKYRYDAFFETSLDYILRVKNIKNTIITGTVANICVLHTAGSAALRWYNVIMPKDSISAITEFDYYATLRQVDFLYKGKITTSDSIKFER
- a CDS encoding DHH family phosphoesterase → MDYYAIVHNDFDGTASAAVYARAVKSLPKTVFFTEPNKLHSLLKSLQLRGVYNIMIADLGINASTFNEIVKELRRLISEGAEIEWFDHHVWRDEWKDELREIGVTVYHDTSTCGAGVIYKYRNKEDEFSRKLASADCSVDIWLHDDPMGEKLRRIVETNKDFSWKIELIKTFYNGVLWNENFERMLEDIVSKEIEGYKKLMKNVRLIEIDGHKVVIALRWKGPPDISYASQFLMTRLNAEVFVSANGKSVSFRSRDIDVRQFAVKLGGGGHPLAAGAQLTVPIIYRLLRKIGISSPMMNWVVKKVERAIIDVGFIKYQKAEAKY
- a CDS encoding dual specificity protein phosphatase family protein, whose translation is MYWVRERVIGGSPIPYNEYEIEEWKRQGVKRVLVLPEDWEIEEAWGDKEYYFDVLRSKGLEYIHVPITDGEAPTDDQFLIIMRWLNSKKVGNLVHCVGGIGRTGTILASYLILFEGLDLEEALDEVRRVRPGAVQTYQQEMFLLRIEGMRKNWLNLIYSNS
- a CDS encoding endonuclease V, whose translation is MVESHLLEFLEKLQLLISKNVKIEYFGVNKAERVCGVDVAYKNNIGYSVGVSMNVKSGEYYYKSYIGEVSFPYIPGFLFMREAPVMLKALEGLNCDLILVDGHGLAHPRRSGIASVIGVILDFPTIGVAKSRLIGEFVEENGIVYVAHRGEKVGVKFGKYYYSPGNKVSLEDCIELGKAGYPKVLKIADMLTKKLKKE